Within the Carboxydocella sporoproducens DSM 16521 genome, the region TGTCGCCCTGCCCCGCGGGGGCAAATCAAGTATTCGGAAAGGAGGCGAAATCCTGGTCTGGGGGCCAACTTGGCTGAAAATAAAAACAGTCAAGTTTTTTGAACCAGGTAAGGGATCTTGAAAGTGCTGGTTATAGGCGGAGGCGGCCGGGAACATGCCCTGGTCTGGAAAATCGCTCAGAGTCCCAGAGTGGAAAAAATCTATTGTGCGCCGGGCAATGCGGGCATTAAAGCCCTGGCTGAATGTGTAGAGATTGCCGCTGATGATGTGGAAAAACTGCTGGCCTTTGCCAGAGAAGAAGGTATAAACTTAACTGTGGTGGGGCCGGAAGCGCCTTTGATGGCCGGGATTGTGGATGCTTTCCGGGCGGAAGGGCTGAGGATTTTCGGCCCTACCCGGGCTGCCGCTGAACTGGAAGGCAGCAAGGCCCTGGCCAAGGATTTGATGGCCAAATACAACATCCCGACGGCAGCTTATCGGGTTTTTACCGAGGCGGAACCAGCCAAAGCCTTTATCCGCCAGCTGGGGGCTCCCTGCGTAGTTAAGGCCGATGGTCTGGCGGCAGGCAAGGGGGTAATCGTGGCCCGGACTCTGGCGGAAGCGGAAGCTGCCGTGGACCTGATTATGGGAGAAAGGGCCTTTGGTTCTGCCGGGGACCGGGTGGTGGTGGAAGAATACCTGGAAGGACAGGAAGTGAGCATCCTGGCCTTTACCGATGGTCGCACCGTTATTCCCATGGTTTCCGCCCAGGACCACAAGCGTATTTTTGACGGCGACCAGGGGCCCAACACCGGCGGCATGGGGGCCTACTCCCCGGCCCCCATCTACACGCCCGAGGTAGCGGCGGTAGTGGAACGGGAAATACTCCTGCCCACCATCCAGGGGATGGCGGCAGATGGCCGTCCCTATCAAGGGGTATTGTATGCCGGGCTGATGTTGACCAAAGATGGTCCGAAAGTGCTGGAATACAATGCCCGTTTCGGTGATCCGGAAACCCAGGCTGTCCTGCCCCGGCTGGAGACTGACCTGGTGGAAATCATGGAGGCGGTGATCGATGGCCGTCTGGATGAAATCCAGATTCAGTGGAAGCCGGAAGCGGCGGTATGTGTGGTAATGGCGGCAGAAGGCTATCCCGGTCCCATTACTAAAGGGGATGAAATCCAGGGCCTGGCTGAAGCGGCAGCGACAGGGGCGCTGGTTTTCCATGCCGGGACAATGGCCGAAGGTGAACGCATCCTCACGGCCGGGGGCCGGGTGCTGGGGGTGACGGCCCTGGGGGCAAACATCGAAGAGGCGATTCAGAAGGCCTACCAGGGCGTGGAGTGCATCAGTTTCCGGGGTATGCAATACAGAAGGGATATTGGGGCAAAAGCGTTAAGATAACAGGAAAAATCCCATCTCTTGAGAAAGGAGATGGGATTTTTTGCATATCTATAGCATCTGATGGAAAAAAATGATAAGATAAAAACAGATGGAGGGAATAAACTATGCCTGACAACTATTTTTCCGAAAGCGCTGTGCAATACCGTAT harbors:
- the purD gene encoding phosphoribosylamine--glycine ligase, which translates into the protein MKVLVIGGGGREHALVWKIAQSPRVEKIYCAPGNAGIKALAECVEIAADDVEKLLAFAREEGINLTVVGPEAPLMAGIVDAFRAEGLRIFGPTRAAAELEGSKALAKDLMAKYNIPTAAYRVFTEAEPAKAFIRQLGAPCVVKADGLAAGKGVIVARTLAEAEAAVDLIMGERAFGSAGDRVVVEEYLEGQEVSILAFTDGRTVIPMVSAQDHKRIFDGDQGPNTGGMGAYSPAPIYTPEVAAVVEREILLPTIQGMAADGRPYQGVLYAGLMLTKDGPKVLEYNARFGDPETQAVLPRLETDLVEIMEAVIDGRLDEIQIQWKPEAAVCVVMAAEGYPGPITKGDEIQGLAEAAATGALVFHAGTMAEGERILTAGGRVLGVTALGANIEEAIQKAYQGVECISFRGMQYRRDIGAKALR